The Carassius carassius chromosome 31, fCarCar2.1, whole genome shotgun sequence genome includes a region encoding these proteins:
- the LOC132111561 gene encoding acetyl-coenzyme A synthetase 2-like, mitochondrial, which produces MAGRMCISLLNALASGNVIFRNQECVRKSKRVVLISRCHARSLSSISAAQPDLSSHLAGKTYSDLYELSVKDPETFWGSIARERLAWTKPFDQVTDCDLTSGKINWFLGGQLNVSVNCLDVHVAKDPDRVALIWEKDEPGTEERITYRELLERTCRLANTLKSYGVQRGERVAIYMPVSPMAVVAMLACARIGAVHTVVFAGFSSEALAGRIQDAQCKFVITCNQGVRGGRIFDLKPMVDKAVKSCPSIRHVFVAKRTNNSVPMGKLDISLDEVMAGQSSVCAPEPMDSEEMLFMLFTSGSTGKPKGIVHTQAGYLLYASLTHQYVFDYTPGDVFGCVADIGWITGHTYVVYGPLCNGATSVLFESTPVYPNPGRYWETVQRLRINQFYGAPTAIRLLMKHEENWVKKYDRSSLKTLASVGEPINQEAWEWFHNVVGDGRCPLVDTWWQTETGGVCIAPLPAEPGAEIRPAMAMRPFFGIQPALLGEKGQILIGNDVSGALCISQPWPGMARTIFGDHQRFVDAYFKPYQGQYFSGDGAYRTEDGYYQITGRMDDVINISGHRLGTAEIEDALDGHPDVPETAVIGIPHEIKGEVPFAFVVLKESASENQQAVVEELRHLVATKIAKFAAPDHFLVVKRLPKTCSGKIMRRILRKVAMQDTSNLGDVSTLDDPSVVSEIIEAHKQNRSHAAKK; this is translated from the exons ATGGCTGGACGTATGTGCATAAGTTTGCTGAATGCTTTGGCCAGCGGAAATGTAATATTTAGGAACCAGGAATGTGTGCGCAAAAGTAAACGTGTTGTGTTGATCTCACGGTGTCACGCCAGGTCTCTGTCCAGCATCAGCGCGGCTCAACCGGACCTCAGCTCGCATCTCGCTGGAAAGACCTACTCAGATTTATATGAACTGTCAGTCAAAGATCCAGAAACTTTCTGGGGATCCATCGCCAGGGAAAGGCTGGCATGGACCAAACCTTTCGATCAAGTGACGGACTGCGATCTCACCAGCGGGAAAATTAACTGGTTTCTTGGAGGGCAGCTGAACGTCTCTG TGAACTGTTTGGATGTACACGTGGCAAAGGATCCAGACAGAGTAGCCTTGATTTGGGAGAAAGATGAACCTGGCACAGAAGAAAGGATCACATACAG GGAGCTTCTGGAGAGGACCTGTCGCCTTGCCAACACTTTAAAGAGTTATGGTGTCCAGAGGGGAGAGCGGGTGGCCATCTACATGCCGGTGTCTCCTATGGCAGTAGTAGCCATGTTGGCCTGTGCTCGTATCGGTGCCGTGCACACTGTGGTGTTTGCAGGGTTCAGCTCAGAGGCTCTGGCTGGCAGAATTCAGGATG CCCAGTGCAAGTTTGTCATCACATGCAACCAAGGTGTGAGGGGCGGCCGTATCTTCGATCTGAAGCCCATGGTGGATAAAGCAGTGAAGAGCTGTCCATCTATCCGGCATGTGTTTGTGGCCAAGAGAACTAACAATAGTGTGCCGATGGGCAAACTAGATATTTCTTTAGATGAG GTGATGGCGGGCCAGTCGTCAGTGTGTGCTCCAGAGCCCATGGACAGCGAGGAGATGCTGTTCATGCTGTTTACCTCAGGTAGTACAGGTAAACCCAAGGGCATCGTGCACACACAGGCCGGTTACCTGCTCTATGCTTCCCTCACACATCAG TATGTGTTTGACTACACACCTGGAGATGTATTTGGCTGTGTTGCTGACATTGGTTGGATTACGGGGCACACTTACGTGGTGTACGGACCCCTGTGTAACGGAGCCACATCTGTTCTGTTTGAGAGCACACCTGTGTACCCTAATCCAG GTCGTTACTGGGAGACAGTTCAGAGGTTAAGAATAAATCAGTTTTATGGAGCTCCTACTGCCATCAGATTACTTATGAAGCATGAGGAAAACTGGGTGAAGAAATATGACAGGTCATCACTAAAGACACTTGCATCTG TTGGAGAGCCCATTAACCAAGAGGCATGGGAGTGGTTTCATAATGTGGTCGGGGATGGACGGTGCCCTCTGGTGGACACATGGTGGCAGACTG AAACTGGCGGGGTGTGTATTGCCCCACTCCCAGCTGAACCAGGAGCAGAGATCCGGCCTGCAATGGCTATGAGACCCTTTTTTGGCATACAGCCGGCACTACTCGGGGAGAAG GGACAGATATTAATTGGAAATGATGTCAGTGGAGCTCTGTGCATCAGCCAGCCTTGGCCTGGAATGGCCAGAACCATATTTGGAGACCACCAGAGATTCGTGGATGCATATTTTAAACCGTACCAAG GCCAGTATTTTTCGGGTGATGGGGCGTACCGCACTGAAGACGGTTACTACCAGATCACAGGGCGGATGGATGACGTCATTAATATCAGTGGGCATCGGCTGGGCACTGCTGAGATAGAAGATGCACTG GATGGACATCCAGATGTTCCTGAGACCGCAGTTATCGGAATTCCCCATGAGATCAAAGGAGAAG TTCCATTCGCATTTGTAGTTTTAAAAGAATCTGCTTCTGAGAACCAGCAGGCTGTTGTGGAAGAATTGAGACACCTAGTGGCTACCAAAATAGCTAAATTTGCTGCCCCTGATCATTTCCTG GTTGTGAAGCGTCTTCCTAAAACGTGCTCTGGGAAAATCATGAGGAGAATCTTGCGTAAGGTCGCCATGCAGGACACGAGCAACCTGGGGGACGTCTCCACGCTGGATGACCCCTCCGTCGTTTCAGAGATCATCGAGGCCCATAAACAAAACAGAAGTCATGCAGCTAAGAAGTAG